Genomic window (Cucumis sativus cultivar 9930 chromosome 2, Cucumber_9930_V3, whole genome shotgun sequence):
GTTTCCCTGTTTTGCTACTCATATGTCCCTCAAATCACCAAAACAAactaagtaaaaaaaaaatccaacagagaaacaaaaggaaacatacattttctcaaacagaaaagggaaaaagaaagtgaaaccAAACTTGATAAGCGTAAGAAGCAATAATGACCCAGATTCTGAATCAGGAGAAAACAATGCtgtaaaaaaagagagaagaaagagaaagaggaatAAGTTGATTTATCAAACTTCTTTTCACTTCATCTAAATGGCCTCTCCAAAATAACCCCCCAAGTACAAAATTGAACAGTATAGACTGCagaaagagggagagaaaatgTCTCAAGTCTTAAAGAGAGGAAAATAGTAGGGATCTCTTTGCTCATAAccatggaaaagaaaagaaagagaaaatttcaaCCTCAGTGGTCCATTGAAGGCGAGTTTGCATCAatctcctcctccttcttctCATTATGGTCCACCAAAACCAGTTGCAAAAGGCACAAACCCGAAGCTTTCGCTTGAATATGGGGTACCCACTTAACGATTCCAAACTACATTGACAAATCATTCTTTtatctctcaatttttttaccttccTCAAATGGGGTTGTctcaaattttacttctttctgTAAGATTCGACCCCTTCATCTCAATAGTGCTATCTAATCAACAAGAAGCACTTTTGCAATGCTTCACGACTAATACTCGAAAAACCCCAAATTCTTCTTGAAAAGTGTAGTTTTTGAGGAGATCAAATGGAAGAAAGAGCGatgaataatagaaaaaagcTGCCTTTACACTTCAGAACCCATCAATGATTTTTAAGGATTTAGTAACCTCGAACCTTGGATTTACGTCACTgatattcaattaaacatgattatggtaattaaaaaagaaaaaaacaaaggggtttggaaaaagttcaaattttttaatgagagagagaaaggaaagaggTGAGTTTGATTGATTCACTGTTGTTGGTATGCATATCATAAAGAAAAAGCTGTCCCTTTCCTTGTGGGTTTATTCCTAAAGCTCATAATTATTGAGCCTTATCAATGGTCAATTCAGTTAGAGCAAACTTGAAAATCTGACGACAAAATTTAGTGAGCTGATGGTGGAACATTCCAATGCTGGGGCaccatattaaatatatactcATCAACTCATCAACCAATATTCATATGGATATCCTTTCTCTTCATGCTCATCTGCTTTTCACATTTGCATTTATTTCAACTAGTGCTCTACTCAATCAACCAAGAAATATTCTAACTTTTAGTCTACCTAAAACAAACTATTAATGACTTGTTCGGTTAGATTATATCGTCAAGAAGTTAACCGAAGAGTTGTCgagtttgattttcatttgagAAACTCGTGAACGTGAATTATAGTTGTCATTGTTTCAAAGTCCAAACATAATCTCTCCAAACCTAGATTTCTTTAAAAGCTTCTACTTAAACTCTATAATTCAATGAACTTCAAAACCACGCCTCAAACTCTTTCGTAAAAGCTAACTTGACAAACATAGGGCCACAAAAAATATTGCATAACGTTATGAAATGTCATATTTAACAAATTCCACAAAGAAACTATATGAAGCAAATACAAGGAGAAAGAGGATTTTACTAGTAACCAAATACATAGATAGAATATGaattcaaaagttttcaacttttcaaagtGGTTCTGACTTTGAACATTGGACACTCACCTTCGATTGTATATGAGTGGATCTCCATTGTTTGCATATCAAGGGAGGTTGTCtaataaacaaacataaaatgactgattttttcttttttaaaaaatggaatgaaatcggtcccttctttttttctttcataactTGTTTGACAGTATTGAAAGAGTTATTTGAATGcagaacaaagagaaaaaaaagtgaaggtTGAACAGCagttaaaagaaaaccatGTTGAGTGAATAATCCCATCAAGTAAAGAGGCGTTGGGCCATATATTGACAACTAAAGAAGAATTGACCTcactatttcttcttttttgcctTCAAAATTGAATTCTCAGTTGACTGTTATATAATGTCACATTTCCATGAAAATCTGAATTGTAATCATGCTTTTGTCCTAGTCGTTCAATATCTAAAGAAGTGTTAGATATATCTATTACACAGTGGTTAGATGTAAATAATTGGTTACAGCTACATCTCATTTGCTCATTTGCTCATTTGCTCATTTGCATGAATCAAAGTGATGCCTATCGTACTCTCAGGAAAGTCCGTGAACGTTACAAGTGAAAAGTCTACTGATACTTTTCTTCTGCTTGTAAGCAATAATGACATTGTCACATCTTGAATCATCAAATCCATATCAAAATACATCCCAATTAATCTTGACCCATTATCGACAAACAAAATGACCATACCTTCAAATTTAAGAGTTTTGACTCAAACAGTCGTCATATTCCTAAAACTTCTTCATTTACATCCAAATTTTATGCACATATTAAGTACATAGACCTTTcattcttataattttcattccaAACAGGGACACCCATGAATGATCGTTGAGTACACCCGTAAGAGAATAACATTGCATTGTTTAGGAGCACATTCATATTTCTTAGAGAAATCTGGTTACTTCATgcaatcaaaatttatttttttgggtaCGTGTTTGATGCAGTACatgataaaacaaaagattcgAACTTTGATGGAAACCTCTTGGATCTACCAATAAGACAAACAGACTTGGGTATCAAATGATATTTGTTATGAAACCCAAAACATTAGCTCTAATATCCCTTTTTAGAGAATCTAAAGCCAAACCCTAAGGATGTAATTAGGCACTTAAAAGTGGGAGCTACACAACATTGGCATATCTTCATCCCCACACTACACTAAGAATTCTACTGCTTGCTTTTGTCTTCAAGCATTATAGGCTCCTCTTTTTCCTCTCTAGTTTTACGACCTCCATTTGTTGGTTATCTATATGTAAACCATCAATCACCATCAGTCTCAAAATTATTGCATGATCTTGAAAAAGCTTGTGAAAACTTCAGCATTTATCAAAGACATGGGCAtctgtgaaagaaaaaagagacaTACTTAATTAGGACTCGAAAATCTTGATTGTTTAGAATAAATGTCATGTCAAATCAAgtattttaaccattttaggAGATGTGTAACAGAAAgagtttttgttattaacaGTTCTgtctttaatatttacaaacgCTCGACCACTATACCGTTTCGAAGGATATCATCACATAATTATCTAACAGCAGTATTTGAAAAAAGGCTGATATACATATAGTAGGTACATACCAAAGCTTGTAAATAGAGGGGAAAGAGCTCAAAAAGTTTTAGAAGAAAGCGCTTTTGCTATGCCTCTGATTGTGTTTGGAGTGGTTCTGCAACACCCACCAAACAGAGAGGCTCCAGCTTCCTTCCACTTTCTTACATATGATACAAAGTCTTCCCCTATCATCCCATCAGATTTCTGCAGAAATTAACACAACTGACTGAATTTTTCAAAGGACAAACAGAACTAAAAGAGAGTGTTTATCGgtacaaagaaacaaaatagtgAAGTTTACATAAGTCACTCAGAAAAGCAGTAGAAAACTCACCAACCACCGTTTGGTCACACCATCATAAGATTCTCCACTGTTTGGATAAACTACAATTGGTTTGTCAGTGACCTGCCAATTAGATGAACCAGATTTTACTTAGATTCTGAACAAATCTGAAGGTTTCTTTCCATGTAATTCGTGTTTATATCCACTAATTTTATCACAGGACATTTAGCAGAAGCCTTTTGCAGTGAAGAAAAGTGGCTACGACTTAgaattttcctatttttaagAGCATGAATACATCTCCGAAtcctcaaatttattttgatgaaatttgtGGCCAAAGTTTTATTCGAACTTCATTGAGACAGATAAGATGATGAGAATGCTGCCGTAAAAGTATATTAGCAGAATTTACCTCCCGAATCGACAAGATTAGTCCATGAATATATCTGGGAGGAGTACAGTTGATTCCAACAGCAACAACTTGCTTTGAAGCATCTGCAATGGAGGCACAGTCAGATATAGAATCTCCACTAACCACATTGATTCCATCCTTGGAGTTGAAAGAAAACCAAGCAGGAATTTCGATTCCCTCTTCATCAAGAAGCTCAGCATATGCCTGAAAGTTCCACATAAGCAGCACCAAGAAGTTAAACTTGGAACCCTGAACACCAACAATGGCATCTAGTTTTCGACAACATTTTCTTACTTGAGCTTCCAACTTGTTTGGAATTGTCTCAAATGCGATTAAGTCAGCACCTGCATTAGCCAGAATTTGCACTCTTCTTCTGTGGAAATCTTTCAGTGTTTCTAGAGTAACTGAATCACCATACTCTCCGCTGTAAAACAGCACGATACAACACAACAGTACAACAGTTAGAGATATATATACTTgtacaaaacagaaaaagggAACAAGGGGTTTAGGCTAAACCCATTTTCTCCTAAGAAAATTTGTCAGACAATAAAACTCAAACTTAAGAATCTGTTTGAAGTGACTTTCCAAGTGTGAAGAGTTTGGTCACCTATACTCAGACCCATCAGCCAAATAAGCCCCGTAGCTGCCAATCGAGGCGGCTATCAGAATTGGCCTCCTCGATCCCGCTCCAGTTTCAGTGAAATCCCAAGAATCTTTCGTACATCGTTCAAGGTAGATATCACGTGCTTCAATTGCAATTTGAACACTTTTTCTTAGCAAATTTTCACTCTCATCTCTAGAAAATCCTTTAGCCTCAAAACCCTGAATTGTTGCCTGCATATAATGTacaatgaaatcaaatcattGATTTCTTACAACTGCTTGAATATGGGATATCAAATGATTAAATCTAGCAACTTGACATTTTGGATCTAGAGCAACAAAGATTGAATCTTATGAACAAAACTAATATTCAAGTACAGTTGTAGtaacaatttgaataatttacaAGAAACTAGCAAATAGTTTTAATAGAACAGTGAAAAATAACCTGATAAGATGCTGTGGAAATGATATTGGCCCCAGCATCAAGATAATCTAAATGAACCTGCCATAAGTTGAACAGATTAGCTGATGATGAAGAAATATTTCTATActatattctttcaaaataaagaaaatgaagtttctcaaaataaataaacatatcaaCTGAACGATTGATTTTTCTTACACTAGACTCTAACTGAAAAGTCTTGTTGCATTTTGAACTATAGTAGTAACTATTGGTGAGCCAATCAAGCCCACCTGACCTGACtctattaaattattcaaGTTGTCAAACAAGCCCTTCAAGTTTAATCAAATACCCCACTCTTTTATGAGTGTTCACAGagtgttaaaaaaatgtagaagatTAAGATAGTTGTAAAGTAACTATccaattcaactcaaaatattatcattCATAATATCATTTCATGAATTCACATATGGTAACTACGTTTTAAATgttatgttaattttaattcatcattttaattaaagagtCTTATTGgaacaatttcaaagttttaaattttaattaagatgtaCGTGTACTACTTTGAAATTTACAAACGttgataaattgaaaaaggaaatcttaaatttagtctctaCAACTAAATTATGgtagttatttaattatattttattttttattggtatCTTCACcgtaaattgtaaaaatattttttcaaatatagtaaaataaacttaaacatttactaactatagcaaaatatatataaatatatccgtgcctatcaatatttattagttataaaatctgaaattttggtatgttataaatattttgttaaatttactatttttgaagATTCCCCTTTacatattgtatttttctttttcataaaaattattgcaatatttaattaatttcaaacgGTTGAGtagtaaaatatcaaatttagtaaaaattaaacaaagtttaaaagtatatGAACCAACAAAATTggacataaataaataaggaaaattgtcaaaaaaaatatttagaaacgAAATATTTACATCTGAATTCAGTGgtaaattttttctatatttgaaaagggtCCGATAAAGAACATATTTTTCgcctaaataaataatttcaaagagGTGGCGGCGCACACATTTGGAAGAAAGAGACTGCTAGCTAACCTGAGCCCTATTCTGATATTGGGCCTCTCACAACCAGTCCATTCTCCGGCCCAAAACGAACTATGACACttctcttttaaatatttaaatcgtgatttaatttagattttaattttttttctttttaaaaggtCATGCGTTGGGTAATAACATTTCTGTTTTAAGTTCCATTTTTCCAGAACAATAAAAAGGCTCTTGAacttagaataaaaaaattaaaatacaaagctaatttagttttttaaaaaagaaaacgtttTGATATGCTTTTTAATTCTAGATTTACATCCTTAAACTTTacaaagtataaaataaattcttaaaatttaaatttatatcagAAAAAGTCAGGGATGTATTTGAAATCAttagataaagaaaattaaaagttaaaattttcagaacaaaaaaatacaCCATTTCAATATTATTGAATACAATAGAAAGTTTCTGTAAATGGCAAAGGTAAACAACTATACATTtgaatggaataaaaaattttggtatatagtttgaaaatatttatggtccAAAATGTTGGAATATTATTACACATAATAGATCCCCGACACAGTAAaggttttaaaaagttgagagATTAGACAATAGATAAAGAGTAAAATTGAGATTGTAATAATCtgtaaagaataaaatggataagatttgattgaaaaagaaaaaagaaaggtaccCGTCGGACAAGGTGAGGGGAAGTGAGGAGGCATTTGGCGCTCCAAAGAGGATCGTTAAGATCGGCACCGAGGCGCTCGAGTTCAGTGGCAAAGCCGCCGTCTAGAACCCCGTAACCGCCGGAGTGTTGCAAAAAATGGGTAAGGAAGGTGGTGGCGGTTTCGGGCATTTGTTTCCCCATGATTTAGGCTGAAACAGGTGCTCTCTTGTTAAATGTTGTGATTCGGATTGTCCTCAACAGATGGCACTGAAATGCACCCTCTCcgttcttttttagtttttatatacGAGAGATCTATACGCCAATTACTAATTTACCCTTTATTATTCTCTATATTATCTCTTT
Coding sequences:
- the LOC101222725 gene encoding homocysteine S-methyltransferase 3 translates to MGKQMPETATTFLTHFLQHSGGYGVLDGGFATELERLGADLNDPLWSAKCLLTSPHLVRRVHLDYLDAGANIISTASYQATIQGFEAKGFSRDESENLLRKSVQIAIEARDIYLERCTKDSWDFTETGAGSRRPILIAASIGSYGAYLADGSEYSGEYGDSVTLETLKDFHRRRVQILANAGADLIAFETIPNKLEAQAYAELLDEEGIEIPAWFSFNSKDGINVVSGDSISDCASIADASKQVVAVGINCTPPRYIHGLILSIREVTDKPIVVYPNSGESYDGVTKRWLKSDGMIGEDFVSYVRKWKEAGASLFGGCCRTTPNTIRGIAKALSSKTF